The window GCGGACCAAGCTACATCTGCAGGGCCTAAACGGCAGCGATCGGAGGAAGAACATGCTCTCCAGGCAGTCCCACAGCCGAAGACTAAACGTCAGAAGCAGTTCGAGACTCGTATAGTCAACAGACCCTACAGCGAAGTTGCCAAAAACCCGCTGGTTAGGGCCATTGTTGACAAGAGTGTCAACGACGGAGCTATCTCCCAGGATAAATGGTTGATAATCCGTCAAAAAATGCTGGAGGTGTATTGGAAAATTCTCAAAGAGAATCCCGGTCCATCTCCGCAGAATGATGATGCTGGCTGGTACCAAGGTCACATCAAACTGCTGGCGTGCACGAACGAGCGCTCAGCAAACTTGCTTAAGTTGGCGGTTACGTCTATAGGGGAAGTGTGGCCCGGCGCGAAACTTGACGTGATCCCGGTTAGTGAGATACCTCGCAGACCGAGATCAATCACGGTTATTCCGGCGGAACCACACGAACCAGAGGCGATTCTGGCGTACCTTCAGAGTGGAAACCCTGACCTACCTACCCACAATTGGAAGGTAGTCAAGGTCTCCGAACCTGAAGGTGCTTACAGAAAGGTGGTCGTGGTCCTTAATAAGGAATCGTTGCCGTTACTCCGAGAGAAGCAAGGCAAAGTATACTACGGATTTGATAGTATCAAGCTGCGCGTCTACCGGGGTGACGACAAACTAGACCCCAAACCGGTAAGCACGGACGGAGGAAAGGTAGACGATACCACTAACTCTGACGACCAAATGGACGCCCAATCAAGTACAGACTTGATTGGGAATCTATTTGATAGCCAGGGCGAAGTGATTGACGAAGACGAGCTTCTGAAAACAGACCCAGAAGACGCCGACGTCACAATCGTCTACGACCCTGACCAAGATGAAGGTGATCCAAGTGAACCTTCACCACTCTAAAGCAGCTTCAGCTGCATTACACCTCCACCTTGGATATCAAGGGGAGGATATAGCGTTGATCCAAGAGCCGTGGACCCATAACGGCAACATACTTGGAATCAACGTAAAAGGCTATAAAATACTATACGCAAAAGGCACAGGTAACATTAGATCTTGCATACTTGCTAAAAGCACCctaaatatcttcattctatcTGATTACAGTGATGAAGATACAGTAACCGCAGCATGGGAGACAGAGGAATCCACAATGTGGATCCTCTCCTGCTATATGGCGCACGACCAGACAGACCCCCCGCCAAGTAACACGGTCGTCAGGGCAGTAAGTGCAGCAAACGGAAAACGCATCCCTGTTATTATAGGCGCAGATGCAAACGCACACCATACACTATGGGGTAGCACCAACATCAACACACGAGGTGAGTTCGTATTAGACTTCATTTTAAACCATAATCTTGAAGTAGTAAATAGAGGTTCAGAACCTACATTTGTAGTTGCAAATAGACAAGAGGTACTGGACATAACGCTTGTAAATACAAGTCATTCGCACATAATCCGAAACTGGAAAGTATCGGAGGATTGTTCCTTTTCAGATCATAGATATCTCGTATTCTCGATAGAAAAAACACAGGAAAGGAAAACCCCCTTTCTAAACAGAAGAAAGACAAGATGGGAAGAACAAAATCGAATCCTGACAAGTCTTCTTCAAAATACGCCGGAAATAAACAATACAGCAGATATTGATAGAGCTGTAGACAACCTTACACGCTCTCTTAATCAAGCAACAAGAAGAACATGCAAACCTTCGATACCAAAGGGTAAAAGTAAACCTCCTTGGTGGTCCTCGGAAATAGCGAAGACTAGGAATAGATGTCGCAAACTTTTCAATGAGGCCAAAGATCAGGTGAATGGTCcacatataaagcctcattgaataaatttaagaatcaGGTTAGGAATGCTAAACGCTGCTCATGGAGAAGCTTCTGTGGTAGCATCGAAAGCTCTTCAGAGACAAGTCGTTTATGCAAAATCCTGTCTAAATCACAAACCGTTCAAGGCTACATCCAAAAACAAGACGGTGAGTGGACAACGAGTGGACAAGAATCCCTACAGGAATTAATGGACACTCATTTCCCAGGTAACTTACCATTAGATACTACAATGGAAAGACCACAAACGTACTGTCAAACCCCTATCGGAATCACTATAGACGAGGGAATGATAAAATGGGCAATAAACAGTTTTAACCCATATAAGTCACCGGGCCCGGACGGCATAATTCCAGCTGACCTGCAATATAATGCAGAATTAGTTATACCATGGCTACTTGAAATATTTCAAGCCTGTCTTACATGGTCATATGTACCAGAACAATGGACCAAATGCAGTGTGACGTTTATCCCCAAAGGAGGAAAAACAACGCACATTAAGGCAAAAGATTATAGGCCCATAAGTCTCATCGTTTCTGCTTAAGACCCTAGAGAGGATCATTGACGTCCACATAAGATCGTCAATAGATCCTATGCTCCTATCTCCCTCACAACATGCCTACACCAAAGGCAAATCAGTTGAGACGGCCCTACACTCACTAGTGGGACATATAGAAAAGTCCTTGGAATTTGGTGAATACACGTTAGTGGCCTTTCTGGACATAGAAGGAGCCTTTAACAACGTCAAACCCGACATCATCATATCAGCTCTAGAAGAGCTCGGTATTGAGACATCAgtgattaaattcataaaagacCTTCTTCAATACAGGATTATCCGTTCTAACATGGGAATGGCATGTATTCAAAGAATGGCAATCAGGGGCACACCTCAAGGTGGAGTCCTATCACCACTTTTATGGAATGTGGCCATAAACAGCCTACTAATGAAACTGGACAACCAAAGATACAAGACTGTCGCTTACGCAGATGACGTTGCGGTAGCAGTATCAGGTTTCCATCTGAATACGATATCTCAAAGACTCGAATCAGCACTCAATCTACTAAGTAAATGGAGCGTTAATAGTGGTTTGAGTGTAAACCCTAGTAAAACCGAACTTGTACTCTACACCAGGAAATACAAGATCGGAAATTTTACCCTACCTCGACTAAACGGAGTCGTACTCTCACTTTCAAACAGTGCGAAATACCTAGGGGTGATACTTGATAGTAAACTATCATGGAAGGAAAATATCACAGCCAGAGTAAACAAAGCCTTAATGGCAATGTACATTTGCAAGAAGGCCATAGGAAAAAGATGGGGACTAAATCCCAAACTGGTAAATTGGATCCATGAAGCGGTTATTAAACCTATTCTCTTTTACGGGGCTGTTGTCTGGTGGAAAGCACTGGACAAAAACTCCAATTGTATACTTCTTGATAAGGTACGAAGAAGGATAGCAATCCTTATAACAGGAGCACTGAGAACAACTTCAACCAAATCTCTATTCGCTATGCTTAATTGGATCCCAACGGATCTGATAGCCAGAAAACTGGCACTCATCACTGCCCTCAGACTTGATGCCATAAATGCTTGGACACACAGGCCATACGGCCATGCGGCTATTATGAGGGAAACATCTTTCCTCCGGGCAATATTGATTATTGCATACCCAAACCTTTCCTCCGTAGGGACTTCGGATACACAATATCCGAAAACTCTTCACCGGAGGATAACAGTTCCCCAAGAACCCTCCTGGTATATACGGATGGTTCTAAAAAAGGGGAACGAGTTGGAGGTGGCATTTTTATCCCTGAATTTGGAACTAAAATAAGCTTTAGGATACAGAATAATTGTAGTCCACTacaggctgaactatcagccataaaaaGAGCAGCAAATTGGCTTTGGTACCACAGAATATCATACAGAGATATTCAAATTTGTACCGACAGCCAAGCTGCTATCAAATCCCTGATTGGTGTATATACTACATCTAAACTAGTCCAGGAATGCCGGGCATCCTTAAAcaggatggcgagacattcaataATCGTGCTCAAATGGGTACGGGGACACGGGGATTTGACTGGCAACTATATCGCTGATGAATTAGCGAAACTAGGAGCCTCAATGTCCGACAGAGACATAGACATCTTTTGCGGAATACCGCTAAAAGCTTGCAAGACCATAATAGATGGAAAGTTCTATGAAATTTCTCAGACAAGATGGCGTAATGAACCAACTTGTATCAATACAAGGAAGATATGGCCAAACTTGGACAGTAAACGCACGTCATATCTTCTACAACTAAACCGCCCTCATATCAGCAACCTTGTTGCTGTCATTACGGGGCATATCTCATTGGGaaaccatgcaagaagacttggaattccccacaacgacttctgtagaagttgtcaagaCGAAGAGGAGGAAGAATCCATCGAACATCTTCTCTGTCAATGCCCGGCGCTAGAGGACACTCGATCCGTATATTTAGGAAAACGACTATTTGATGACTTGTCAGAACTATCCAATCTAGGACTGGATAACATTAATGCCTTCATCAGGCACAGTAACTGGTTTTAGGACCACCAAGCCATAATTAAGGCACTCACTAGTCCGCAAGGACAGACCTCTCAATCTTCTCCTCCACTTCAATTTCTATTCTATGACTTAATCCTAAACTATCTTCTACTATCCTCTAccctctttcttttatattttattatctttacaggtatcacaaagggaccaacaggacccaagtgtgcgtctttgcag of the Lucilia cuprina isolate Lc7/37 chromosome 2, ASM2204524v1, whole genome shotgun sequence genome contains:
- the LOC124421342 gene encoding uncharacterized protein LOC124421342 gives rise to the protein MKKTTIKQTKNKQPVESQLGKPKLVDCKQPAIQPSGDSTAERSEEILSVVASTSSAAQALAGTPANTPASGTADQAVTPATSGQVGSSNSMSGPTNAPSTALTANENPPSRKDPSRKAFVQRRAAMRLVERLGVKSVDTLTTDEKSSLDWAKALLAQPECSDPPTTSDAADQATSAGPKRQRSEEEHALQAVPQPKTKRQKQFETRIVNRPYSEVAKNPLVRAIVDKSVNDGAISQDKWLIIRQKMLEVYWKILKENPGPSPQNDDAGWYQGHIKLLACTNERSANLLKLAVTSIGEVWPGAKLDVIPVSEIPRRPRSITVIPAEPHEPEAILAYLQSGNPDLPTHNWKVVKVSEPEGAYRKVVVVLNKESLPLLREKQGKVYYGFDSIKLRVYRGDDKLDPKPVSTDGGKVDDTTNSDDQMDAQSSTDLIGNLFDSQGEVIDEDELLKTDPEDADVTIVYDPDQDEGDPSEPSPL